The genomic window TGTACTGCCATCTCCCGCCAGCGCAACGGCAGCCACTCGGCCTCCGCCCGATCACCTTCACCAGACAGCCGGGCAATGCGCTCGTGACGCTCGCTGACCAGATAGGGCGTAGAGCCATCACAGGTAATGCCTTCGAAGTCCATCTGCGCGTCGGGGCGCACCAGCGCCGCCAGCCGATTGACCAGGCCGCCCCCATCAGGTGCCTCCGGTGCCGGAAACTCCCGGAATAGATCCAGGCTGGCAACCCGCACCTCTTCCGAGTCCGGCAAGCGCACCCGATAGACGCGGTCGTCGCGCTTGTCTGAGATGGCTAGCAGCTGGCCATTACAAAAGCTAAGCCCGGAGATATCCAGCCCCGCACTTCCCTCCAACCACCAGGCGCCCAACAGTTTTGCCGGGCGCACTGTTTCAGCCGGGCAGGACAGCGTCCAGCCAGCCAAAAAAACCGCGGGAAGAAAATGCAGCCAGCGGGGCATGAAATCGCTCAATCGCGGAAGTTATTGAACTGCAGCGGCTGACCCAGGTCCTTCTCCCGCAGCAGGGCAATGACCTGTTGCAGATCGTCACGCTTCTTACCGGTGACACGCACCTGGTCCCCCTGAATGGAGGCCTGGACTTTCATTTTCTCGTCCTTGATCAACTTGGTAATTTTCTTTGCCAGCTCTTTATCAAGCCCGTTCTTCATGGTGACAGTCTGCTTGACCACTTTGCCGGACTGTTCCATCTCACCGATCTCCATGGCCTTGGGGTCGATATCGCACTTGATCAGTGCCCCACGGAGCATATCCACCATCTGTGTCAGCTGGATTTCAGCCTCGGCGCGGATCAGCAGGGTGAATTCGTTCATCTCCACCTCTGCTTCCACGCCCTTGAAATCGAAACGGTTTCCGACGGTCCTGTTCACCTGGTCTACGGCATTGGTAAGCTGGTGTTTGTCTACTTCAGACACGATGTCAAAGGAAGGCATTGGCTTCTCCGTTCTCTTGTATTCGGGCTGTTTATTTCAGTTGTTCAGGCACGACTTCCACACTCTGGGAGTCTGAGTTCATCCAGATATGGCCGTCCTGGATGGTCACCTGCAATTCCATATTGCGGTCTGCCAGGGCAGCGAGCGCGTCACAGGCATCGGCGGGCAGCAGGAAAACACTCAGGTTATCGAAGCGATCCAGCGCCGCACTCTGCTTCTGCCACCATACCGGAGCGGTGCGACGACCGTAACTGTACACCAACACCTGCCCTGCGCGGGCACAGGCTTTGCGTATCCGCTCCTCTGAAGGCAAGCCCACCTCTATCCAGGTTTCCAGCTCCCCGCCAAGGCTCCACTGCCACAGATCCGCCTCATCGTCGGAGGACAGGCCACGGGTGAACTCCAGGCGCTCGCCGGCATTGAGTGCAAACGCCAGCAGGCGCACCATCATTCTTTCATCGGTTTCCGAAGGGTGGCGCGCCAACGTCAGTTGATGGCTGTCGTAATACTCCCGATCCATATCGGCGATTTGCAGTTGGGCTTTGAATATTGTCGCTTTCAGTGCCATTCGGTTTCTCGTTTCCTGCGCGCGGCTGCTACCACCCCGCCGGGGGCTATTATTGTTCGGCTCACATGGAAAAAGCGGGTAGCAGCTATGTTCTCAGTTAGATCCAGCGACCGTGACAGTCGGTACTGGCGATTCATTTTCTGGCCACTCCTGGCGTTGTTCGTCGTCTCGGCAAGCGGTTGTGGCATCAACAATATTCCCACCATGGACGAACAGGTAAAGGCCGCCTGGGCCCAGGTGGAAAACCAGTACCAGCGCCGTGCCGATCTCATCCCCAACTTGGTCAAGACCGTGAAAGCCTATGCAGACCAGGAACGGGAAACCCTGCAGGCGGTTACCGAAGCCCGGGCCAAAGTCAGCTCTATGCAGGTGGACGAGAACATCATTAACGATCCAGCCAAGCTGCAGCAATTTGAGCAGGCGCAGCAGCAGTTGAGCGGCGCGCTCTCGAGGCTGATGGTCGTGGTAGAGCGCTACCCTGATCTCAAGTCCAACCAGAACTTCCTCGCTCTGCAATCACAGTTGGAGGGCACGGAAAACCGCATCAGCGTGGCCCGGCGCGATTATATCTCCGCCGTACAGGGCTACAACACGGAAATCCGCACCTTCCCCGGCCTGATCTGGCACAAGATCCTCTACAGTGACATGCCACTCCGCCCGACCTTCGAGGCCACCAAAGAGAATGCGGAGGAAGCACCGGAAGTGGACTTCCAGTAACGGCTATCAGAAGCAGCGATGATGCAATGCCGCAAGACTATCGCTATTTTCGGGATATTTGCTGCCCTTTGCGCTGCATTCGCCTGGGCCCAACTGCAGTTTCCGACGCTTTCCGGCCGGGTGGTGGACAACGCCAACCTCCTCAGCCCGAGCACGGAATATCAGCTGACCGAGCTGGCCCAGGCTCATGAGAAAGAAACCAGCAACCAGTTGGTCATCGTCACGGTACCAGACCTGCAGGGGCAGACCATTGCCGAATATGGCTATCAACTGGGGCGGCACTGGGGCATCGGTCAGGAGGGCAAGGATAACGGCGTCTTGCTGATCGTCGCCCCCAATGAGCGGCAGGTGCGCATCGAAGTGGGTTACGGCCTGGAGGGCGCACTGACCGACGCCCTTTCCTCCAACATCATCCACACCAAGATACTGCCCCGCTTTCGCAACGGCGATTTCGACGGTGGTGTGATGGAAGGTGCGCTGTCGATCATCGCGGCGATCAAAAACGAATATGTAGCGGAGCCCACCGAAACGGGCATGGATCGCAGAGTCGCATTGCTGGTCGGGCTCTTTCTGCTGCTGATCATGCTGCAGATTTTCGGTGGCTCGATGATGGGGCCTCCCCCCAGCCGCGGTAGCTATCGGCGCGGCCGCTACGGTGGCTACTACGGGGGCGGCGGCTTCGGCGGAGGATTCGGGGGTGGCTTTGGTGGAGGTTTCGGCGGTGGCGGAGGTGGCTTTGGCGGTGGGGGCGCCTCGGGAGGATGGTAATGCTCACGAGCCAGATGCGTCGGCGGATATCCGACGCCATCAAGAAGGCAGAATCGCGCACGGACGCGGAACTGGTTACTGTGCTCGCGCGCGAGTCGGACAACTACCTGTATATCTCAACTCTCTGGGCCGCGTTCCTGGCCCTGTTACTGGCACCCTTGCTGCAGTTCCTGCCCTGGTGGATCGAGTTCTACGAAGCATTCACACTGCAGTGGATTCTGTTCATCCTGCTGGCACTGCTTTTCCGCTGGCGCCCCCTGACTATGCTACTGGTGCCGAAAAGGGTGAAATACTGGCGCGCCGCCAATGTAGCCCGGCGGGAATTCCTGGAGCAGGAGCTCCACAGCACCGAGGGGCGCCTGGGCCTTTTGATCTTCGTCTCTGAGGCCGAACACTATGTGGAGATTCTGGCGGACCGCGGTCTGGCGGAGCATATTGGCGACGAAACATGGCGCGAGGTCGTCGAGCAGTTTATTGGCGAAGTTAAGCGCGGCAGAACAGCAGATGCCTTTCTCCACTGTATCGAGCGCTGCGGCGATCTACTCGAAGAGGCAGCGCCACTGACCGGGGCCAAGAATGAGCTACCCGACCATCTGGTAGTACTCGAATAGTGAGGTAGGACATGTGGGATAAGAACCCAATGAACAAGCGGCGCGCGGGTGCTCTTGTCGCTGTCGCTGCAACCCTGACTGTCGCAGTTGGCGCCCTCTCAATGCACTTCAGCAGCGGGACCACGGAAACTACAGCGGGTTCGGCATCCTCTGATAGCAACCCACTCAGCCTTGAGCAACGGATTGCCATACTCGAGCGGGAATTGCGCGATTCAAGTCGCATCCAGCAGCAACTGCTTGAACTGGTCGAAGAGTTACATCGGTCTACTGCGGGCGAATCGCGCTCTCTCCATGATGAAGAAAGGAATGCAATCGCACCTACCCTGCATGGTGATTCCCGTCGTCATCAAGAGGCACAGGTCCGCAACAGACGGGCGAAACAATATCGCGATTCCCAGTTACAGCGCCTGATCGATGCGGGTATGAATCCGAGCCGGGCCCAGTTTGTGCTGGAAAAAACCGAGCGCTTCCAGTTCGAGCATACAAAGCTCTCCTACCAGTACCGTCACCTTGCGGACAAGTCCTCTGAAGAGGCCCTGGCCCTGCGCAAACAGCTGGAAATCCATAGCAATCCGCGCCAGATGTTCTCCCACCTTTTAAGCCCCGAAGAATTTGAACTCTACCTGCAGGCCAATGGCGGTGGACAGGAGGTCAATATCAATCGCATCGTGCCCAATACACCGGCACACAACGCGGGACTGCAGGCCGGGGACAGAATCGTTTCCTACAACGGGCAACGCATTTTCCATATGGGGGATCTGCGCCAGCAGGTCTATCGCGTACCGCCCGGCAAGACCGTCGCTGTGGAAATTCAGCGTGCGGGTAGCAACAACCGCGAGACCATTTACGTGCCCAGTGGGCCGCTGGGCATACAGGGGTAGACAATTGAGCGTATCCCCGTCAGGGCGACGGCCGTGAGCATGCCGATACCCGTCACTCCAGCTCCAGCTCCAGCTCCAGCTCCAGCTCCAGCAACCAGTTTGTGATCCCGGGTGCTTGCTGCTCAGCCGTACTTTCATGCCGATGTACCAAGCCGGCAACGTGGAGCTTTCCGCCATGGCATGACATGTGGCGCGAAACACCTTGGCGTAACGGAGGCTTAGAAATCCAGCTGAACCTGATAGCCCAGGAAATTGCATTATTGGCGCCTTTCCCCACTCTAAAGCAGAACCTCAATGACTTCCGGCAATCCGAGCATTAACAGCGCCAATCGGTCTTCCAGCAATTCAATAGGAAACTGCTGTTAACTGGACAAACAATAAAATCATGGAGCTGCCATGCGTTCGCACCTGCAACGCGCGATCCCGATACCCGTTCTACTGGTGATCGCTGCGATTACCGGCTTCCTCGTCAGTATGCCAATAGTATCAACACAATCGGTAGGCAATAGCCGACCTATAGGAGCGGCAACAAGCGATGCGCTGGAAAAGCGTATAGCGCAACTCGAGAGCACACTGGCCGAAACCAGGGCAATCCAGGAAAACCTGTTGACGCTTTTAGAGGAAGTGCATGGTCAACAGGTCGAAACCAAGCGTCCCGGGATGCTCCAGGGGACCGTTTCAGCTGGAGCCAGTACCACCGGGCAACCGCCAGCGGCGACCAGCCCCAGGAAACGCCGCCTTGGTGTGACTCGGAAGGAACGCTTGATGGATGCCGGTATCAGTCAGGAGAGGACCAACTATATCCTGGGGCGCGAGTGGCAACTTCGCTACGAGCAGCAGCAACTCCGCCATCAGTATGATCATCTGGACGATCAATCTTCCGCCGAGGCAGCCGCGATCGCACGGGAACTGGAGCGCTACGACAACATCGCTGACATGCTCGAGAGCGAGTTGAGCCCGTGGGAATACGAGCGGTATCGAGAGGCGATAGCACCGAGGGAGAGGACCTTGATCACTGCGGTTCTCGAGGGCTCGAACGCAGCGAAAGCCGGAATAAGCCCGGGAGATACGGTCTTATCCTATAACGGCGTTACCGTCACGGACCCGCGCACCATGCGATCGCTACTGGCCGAGGCAGTGCCAGGCAGCAGCGTGCCTGTAGTAGTCAGGCGCCAGCAGAGCAACCTCGAGGAAACGCTCTATGTGACAGCTGGGCCACTGGGCGTAGAGAGCATATTCAGCGCGTATCCGCCCAGGCAGGATTCAGACGGGGAAGCGCCTTAACCGACCACTGCCCGCGCTGCACGATTTCGGTAGCGCAGTAGGTGGTTGCCGCATCGCTTCAAGCACTGATCCCGGAGTAGGCAGGAGCATTTTTCTGCGCCCACGCTACCCCGGCACAAGGCCCAGGTTACTCGCCTGTGACCTCGGGTCGCATATGCGGGAACAACAGCACGTCGCGGATTGAGGGTGAGTTGGTCAGCAGCATCACCAGGCGGTCGATACCGATTCCCTCACCCGCTGTCGGCGGCAGGCCATACTCCAGCGCACGGATATAGTCCGCGTCGTAGTGCATGGCCTCGTCGTCACCGGCATCTTTCTCGGCCACCTGGGCCTTGAAGCGCTCGGCCTGGTCTTCGGCGTCATTCAGCTCGGAGAAGCCGTTGGCGATTTCGCGGCCGCCGACGAAGAACTCGAAGCGATCGGTGACGAACGGGTTGTCGTCATTGCGACGGGCCAGCGGAGAAACCTCGGTCGGATACTCGGTGATAAAGGTCGGCTGGTCCAGGCGGTGTTCCACGGTCTTCTCGAAGATCTCGATCTGTACCTTGCCCAGGCCCCAGCTGTCTTTCAGCGGAATACCCAGGTCTCCGGCCACTTTGCGGGCGCTGTCGATATTGTCGATATCGGAATGAGACAGACCCGGGTTGTAACGCAGGATGGAGTCAAACACGGACAACCGCGCAAACGGCTTGGCGAAATCATAAGTGCTGCCCTGATACTCCACCGTAGTTGAGCCCAGCACATCACTGCAGATTCCGCGCAGCATCTCTTCAGTCAGATCCATCAGGTCGTTGTAGTCGGCATAAGCCTGGTAGAACTCCAGCATGGTGAACTCGGGGTTGTGCCGGGTGGA from Microbulbifer aggregans includes these protein-coding regions:
- a CDS encoding YajQ family cyclic di-GMP-binding protein; the protein is MPSFDIVSEVDKHQLTNAVDQVNRTVGNRFDFKGVEAEVEMNEFTLLIRAEAEIQLTQMVDMLRGALIKCDIDPKAMEIGEMEQSGKVVKQTVTMKNGLDKELAKKITKLIKDEKMKVQASIQGDQVRVTGKKRDDLQQVIALLREKDLGQPLQFNNFRD
- a CDS encoding YaeQ family protein, with amino-acid sequence MALKATIFKAQLQIADMDREYYDSHQLTLARHPSETDERMMVRLLAFALNAGERLEFTRGLSSDDEADLWQWSLGGELETWIEVGLPSEERIRKACARAGQVLVYSYGRRTAPVWWQKQSAALDRFDNLSVFLLPADACDALAALADRNMELQVTIQDGHIWMNSDSQSVEVVPEQLK
- a CDS encoding LemA family protein, whose translation is MFSVRSSDRDSRYWRFIFWPLLALFVVSASGCGINNIPTMDEQVKAAWAQVENQYQRRADLIPNLVKTVKAYADQERETLQAVTEARAKVSSMQVDENIINDPAKLQQFEQAQQQLSGALSRLMVVVERYPDLKSNQNFLALQSQLEGTENRISVARRDYISAVQGYNTEIRTFPGLIWHKILYSDMPLRPTFEATKENAEEAPEVDFQ
- a CDS encoding TPM domain-containing protein encodes the protein MMQCRKTIAIFGIFAALCAAFAWAQLQFPTLSGRVVDNANLLSPSTEYQLTELAQAHEKETSNQLVIVTVPDLQGQTIAEYGYQLGRHWGIGQEGKDNGVLLIVAPNERQVRIEVGYGLEGALTDALSSNIIHTKILPRFRNGDFDGGVMEGALSIIAAIKNEYVAEPTETGMDRRVALLVGLFLLLIMLQIFGGSMMGPPPSRGSYRRGRYGGYYGGGGFGGGFGGGFGGGFGGGGGGFGGGGASGGW
- a CDS encoding TPM domain-containing protein, whose protein sequence is MLTSQMRRRISDAIKKAESRTDAELVTVLARESDNYLYISTLWAAFLALLLAPLLQFLPWWIEFYEAFTLQWILFILLALLFRWRPLTMLLVPKRVKYWRAANVARREFLEQELHSTEGRLGLLIFVSEAEHYVEILADRGLAEHIGDETWREVVEQFIGEVKRGRTADAFLHCIERCGDLLEEAAPLTGAKNELPDHLVVLE
- a CDS encoding PDZ domain-containing protein, whose amino-acid sequence is MNKRRAGALVAVAATLTVAVGALSMHFSSGTTETTAGSASSDSNPLSLEQRIAILERELRDSSRIQQQLLELVEELHRSTAGESRSLHDEERNAIAPTLHGDSRRHQEAQVRNRRAKQYRDSQLQRLIDAGMNPSRAQFVLEKTERFQFEHTKLSYQYRHLADKSSEEALALRKQLEIHSNPRQMFSHLLSPEEFELYLQANGGGQEVNINRIVPNTPAHNAGLQAGDRIVSYNGQRIFHMGDLRQQVYRVPPGKTVAVEIQRAGSNNRETIYVPSGPLGIQG
- a CDS encoding PDZ domain-containing protein, producing MRSHLQRAIPIPVLLVIAAITGFLVSMPIVSTQSVGNSRPIGAATSDALEKRIAQLESTLAETRAIQENLLTLLEEVHGQQVETKRPGMLQGTVSAGASTTGQPPAATSPRKRRLGVTRKERLMDAGISQERTNYILGREWQLRYEQQQLRHQYDHLDDQSSAEAAAIARELERYDNIADMLESELSPWEYERYREAIAPRERTLITAVLEGSNAAKAGISPGDTVLSYNGVTVTDPRTMRSLLAEAVPGSSVPVVVRRQQSNLEETLYVTAGPLGVESIFSAYPPRQDSDGEAP